A window of Cryptomeria japonica chromosome 3, Sugi_1.0, whole genome shotgun sequence contains these coding sequences:
- the LOC131066371 gene encoding protein TIFY 6a isoform X1, with the protein MDREKIVERDFMGLSNGDEIAEKKEMDAGTKDSNTDVPVEDGSHNSSNNVPCQRFGAPPKAYSAGSTEGLSSSAHPGAEYGVFPISNLSFPMQSFGQHIGAPSISKGQQAVSGACGGPSMANPSPIQHSFFPDFAGNYPSTRATSKSGNIPGNPPSAQLTIFYAGTVNVYDDIPADKAQGLMLLAASARPTKMTNQPPRSPLMSMAMATGGHTPSISSPFPPSLPNRVSPVTPQAPLQKPQSSSQPNPSAAVSLSTGDSQANQNVVTSISQQEASMSSATVITPAPVAPRAVPQARKASLARFLEKRKERIGTKAPYPTKKSPDASPQREQSPSSKHSSPLDGCLTKKHQLTCAGLEEKIPFDSENIESYLDEDRKEHMCLQKVPKIEREECEITV; encoded by the exons ATGGACCGAGAGAAGATCGTTGAAAGAGATTTCATGGGATTAAGTAACGGCGATGAAATTGCAGAGAAAAAAGAGATGGATGCAGGGACT AAAGATTCAAATACTGATGTTCCTGTGGAGGATGGGAGCCACAACTCTTCAAATAATGTACCCTGTCAACGTTTTGGAGCACCTCCAAAAGCATATTCAGCTGGATCAACAGAGGGTTTGAGCTCTTCAGCACATCCTGGTGCTGAATATGGAGTCTTTCCAATCTCAAATCTTTCATTTCCAATGCAGAGTTTTGGCCAGCATATAGGAGCACCATCTATCTCGAAAGGACAGCAAGCAGTATCTGGCGCATGTGGTGGGCCTTCCATGGCTAATCCTTCTCCCATTCAACATTCATTTTTTCCAGATTTTGCGGGCAATTATCCTAGCACAAGAGCAACAAG CAAGTCCGGAAATATTCCAGGAAATCCACCTTCTGCACAGCTTACAATTTTCTATGCTGGGACAGTGAATGTGTATGATGATATCCCTGCAGACAAG GCTCAAGGTCTCATGCTCTTGGCTGCAAGTGCAAGGCCCACAAAAATGACTAATCAGCCTCCACGAAGCCCATTAATGTCAATGGCCATGGCAACTGGTGGTCATACTCCATCAATTTCATCACCGTTTCCCCCAAGTTTGCCAAATCGAGTGAGTCCTGTGACTCCACAAGCTCCTTTACAAAAGCCACAGTCAAGCAGTCAACCTAATCCATCAGCGGCAGTATCCTTGAGCACTGGAGACTCTCAGGCAAATCAAAATGTAGTGACTTCGATTAGTCAGCAGGAGGCTTCAATGTCAAGTGCCACGGTGATAACCCCTGCACCCGTTGCACCACGAG CAGTACCACAGGCACGGAAAGCATCTCTTGCTCGCTTTCTTGAAAAACGAAAAGAAAG AATTGGTACAAAAGCTCCATATCCTACTAAAAAGTCACCTGATGCTTCACCTCAAAGAGAGCAATCTCCTAGTTCTAAACACTCTTCACCTCTTGATGGATGTCTAACCAAAAAACACCAATTGACTTGTGCTGGACTGGAGGAGAAGATTCCTTTTGATTCAGAAAACATTGAATCTTATCTTGACGAGGATCGAAAGGAGCATATGTGTTTACAAAAAGTTCCAAAGATCGAGCGAGAAGAATGTGAAATTACTGTGTAG
- the LOC131066371 gene encoding protein TIFY 6a isoform X2: MDREKIVERDFMGLSNGDEIAEKKEMDAGTKDSNTDVPVEDGSHNSSNNVPCQRFGAPPKAYSAGSTEGLSSSAHPGAEYGVFPISNLSFPMQSFGQHIGAPSISKGQQAVSGACGGPSMANPSPIQHSFFPDFAGNYPSTRATSKSGNIPGNPPSAQLTIFYAGTVNVYDDIPADKAQGLMLLAASARPTKMTNQPPRSPLMSMAMATGGHTPSISSPFPPSLPNRVSPVTPQAPLQKPQSSSQPNPSAAVSLSTGDSQANQNVVTSISQQEASMSSATVITPAPVAPRVPQARKASLARFLEKRKERIGTKAPYPTKKSPDASPQREQSPSSKHSSPLDGCLTKKHQLTCAGLEEKIPFDSENIESYLDEDRKEHMCLQKVPKIEREECEITV; encoded by the exons ATGGACCGAGAGAAGATCGTTGAAAGAGATTTCATGGGATTAAGTAACGGCGATGAAATTGCAGAGAAAAAAGAGATGGATGCAGGGACT AAAGATTCAAATACTGATGTTCCTGTGGAGGATGGGAGCCACAACTCTTCAAATAATGTACCCTGTCAACGTTTTGGAGCACCTCCAAAAGCATATTCAGCTGGATCAACAGAGGGTTTGAGCTCTTCAGCACATCCTGGTGCTGAATATGGAGTCTTTCCAATCTCAAATCTTTCATTTCCAATGCAGAGTTTTGGCCAGCATATAGGAGCACCATCTATCTCGAAAGGACAGCAAGCAGTATCTGGCGCATGTGGTGGGCCTTCCATGGCTAATCCTTCTCCCATTCAACATTCATTTTTTCCAGATTTTGCGGGCAATTATCCTAGCACAAGAGCAACAAG CAAGTCCGGAAATATTCCAGGAAATCCACCTTCTGCACAGCTTACAATTTTCTATGCTGGGACAGTGAATGTGTATGATGATATCCCTGCAGACAAG GCTCAAGGTCTCATGCTCTTGGCTGCAAGTGCAAGGCCCACAAAAATGACTAATCAGCCTCCACGAAGCCCATTAATGTCAATGGCCATGGCAACTGGTGGTCATACTCCATCAATTTCATCACCGTTTCCCCCAAGTTTGCCAAATCGAGTGAGTCCTGTGACTCCACAAGCTCCTTTACAAAAGCCACAGTCAAGCAGTCAACCTAATCCATCAGCGGCAGTATCCTTGAGCACTGGAGACTCTCAGGCAAATCAAAATGTAGTGACTTCGATTAGTCAGCAGGAGGCTTCAATGTCAAGTGCCACGGTGATAACCCCTGCACCCGTTGCACCACGAG TACCACAGGCACGGAAAGCATCTCTTGCTCGCTTTCTTGAAAAACGAAAAGAAAG AATTGGTACAAAAGCTCCATATCCTACTAAAAAGTCACCTGATGCTTCACCTCAAAGAGAGCAATCTCCTAGTTCTAAACACTCTTCACCTCTTGATGGATGTCTAACCAAAAAACACCAATTGACTTGTGCTGGACTGGAGGAGAAGATTCCTTTTGATTCAGAAAACATTGAATCTTATCTTGACGAGGATCGAAAGGAGCATATGTGTTTACAAAAAGTTCCAAAGATCGAGCGAGAAGAATGTGAAATTACTGTGTAG